From a single Pseudorasbora parva isolate DD20220531a chromosome 15, ASM2467924v1, whole genome shotgun sequence genomic region:
- the zbtb2b gene encoding zinc finger and BTB domain-containing protein 2b, giving the protein MELANHGLILLQQLNAQREFGFLCDCTVAIGDVFFKAHKAVLAAFSNYFRMLFIHQDSDCVRLKPADIQPDIFSYLLNLMYTGKLATQLIDPARLEQGVKFLHAYPLIQEASLASHAAQAHPEVSLPLSSSLYGIQISDQQATLTNRLSARTHLSPPFDLESGGVLDGKCVTTNKATSLTRAGSKHRHPPSETEVEASASTSQFVREISEMETSASEAPSCSLNTNTILHVKPSIMRRNASLRKHYTCHVCGGRFTQRGALREHLLLHTQAMLPLLESVGAASPMATGGAATPDVEEVLRGSEAAAATPIIMDVPSDSEQHLYSKHSPHPETAMPVPTTTAVSLYTAQPQADTPPPSDIADIDNLEGAADMEREVKRRKYECSTCGRKFIQKSHWREHMYIHTGKPYRCSACGKSFCRANQAARHVCMNLSSEPAYTMVDRQSMELCAADDSSQMEALFLGSSGRPYKCNVCEMTFSSPNEVIKHLCFNQGALSAGEMGVSRLNSDNLAKDEGSDSSNGGPLMTPIKTEEVFVE; this is encoded by the exons ATGGAGCTGGCCAATCATGGTCTTATCCTTCTGCAGCAGCTCAACGCGCAGAGGGAGTTTGGCTTCCTGTGTGACTGCACGGTCGCCATCGGAGATGTTTTTTTCAAAGCACACAAGGCCGTACTGGCCGCGTTCTCAAACTACTTCAGAATGCTATTTATACACCAGGACAG TGACTGCGTCCGCTTGAAGCCTGCTGACATTCAGCCTGACATCTTCAGCTACCTCCTCAATCTGATGTACACCGGCAAACTGGCCACACAGCTCATCGACCCAGCTCGCCTGGAGCAGGGCGTCAAGTTCCTGCATGCGTACCCTCTTATTCAGGAGGCAAGTCTGGCTAGCCACGCAGCCCAGGCACACCCTGAGGTCAGCCTTCCTCTGTCATCCTCTCTCTATGGGATTCAGATATCAGACCAACAGGCCACGCTCACAAACCGCCTCTCAGCGAGAACACATCTCTCCCCGCCATTTGATTTAGAAAGTGGCGGTGTTCTCGATGGGAAGTGTGTCACCACAAACAAAGCTACCTCGCTGACGCGGGCCGGATCCAAGCACAGGCACCCTCCGTCAGAAACGGAGGTGGAAGCGTCTGCGAGCACCAGTCAGTTTGTGAGGGAAATCTCAGAGATGGAAACCTCTGCAAGTGAGGCTCCGTCTTGCTCCCTGAACACCAACACCATCCTGCATGTGAAGCCCAGCATCATGAGACGAAACGCCTCGTTGAGGAAGCATTATACGTGCCACGTCTGCGGGGGTCGGTTCACTCAGCGAGGAGCCTTACGAGAGCACCTGCTTCTGCACACTCAGGCCATGCTTCCCCTTTTGGAGTCTGTCGGTGCAGCTTCTCCAATGGCGACCGGAGGCGCGGCTACACCAGATGTAGAGGAAGTTCTCAGAGGCAGCGAAGCTGCGGCAGCCACACCCATAATCATGGATGTTCCAAGTGACAGCGAGCAGCATCTGTACTCGAAACACTCGCCGCATCCTGAAACCGCAATGCCCGTCCCAACAACAACCGCAGTTAGCCTGTACACAGCTCAGCCCCAGGCAGACACGCCTCCACCATCCGATATTGCAGATATTGACAACCTAGAAGGCGCGGCTGACATGGAGCGGGAAGTGAAGCGGAGGAAATATGAGTGCTCCACTTGTGGCCGCAAGTTCATCCAGAAAAGCCACTGGAGAGAGCACATGTACATCCACACAGGTAAGCCGTACCGCTGCAGCGCCTGCGGAAAGAGCTTCTGCCGGGCCAATCAGGCGGCACGGCACGTCTGCATGAATCTGAGCTCGGAGCCGGCTTACACCATGGTGGACCGACAGAGCATGGAGCTGTGCGCCGCAGACGACTCCAGCCAGATGGAGGCGCTGTTTTTAGGCTCGTCAGGGAGGCCATATAAATGCAATGTGTGTGAAATGACCTTCTCCAGCCCCAATGAGGTGATCAAGCACCTGTGCTTCAACCAGGGGGCGCTCTCGGCTGGAGAAATGGGCGTCAGCAGGCTGAACAGTGACAACCTGGCCAAAGACGAAGGCTCGGATTCATCCAATGGTGGGCCGTTGATGACGCCAATCAAAACAGAGGAAGTCTTTGTGGAATAG